The Lysobacter gummosus genome includes a region encoding these proteins:
- a CDS encoding GPO family capsid scaffolding protein: MLRAIAGIDHNPIETTLVRGSLVAKQVKFYRVAVEGNTCDRRVIERSWLLDAAATYNRETYAARVWMEHIRSVSPESPFGAYGDVLALKTEMVEINGERKLALFAQIQPTTSLVALNKKKQKLYSSIEIEPDFASTGRAYLTGLAVTDSPASLGTEMLTFAATNPGGHPYASRKFSANSVFTVAEPIEFAFDEEAEQPAAPGETLFNKVRSLLGIKSRTDDARFADVHSAVEQIAQATADASTAIGERNRDAQALRQEFDCYRSDTERELKAFRELLDVTPNGEPTRPTATGADADAFTDC, from the coding sequence TTGCTGCGAGCCATCGCCGGGATCGACCATAACCCCATCGAAACAACACTCGTTCGGGGTTCTCTGGTGGCAAAGCAAGTCAAGTTTTACCGCGTCGCTGTCGAGGGCAACACGTGCGACCGACGTGTAATCGAACGTTCGTGGCTGCTCGACGCGGCCGCCACCTACAACCGCGAGACCTATGCCGCGCGTGTGTGGATGGAACACATTCGCTCGGTCAGTCCCGAATCCCCCTTCGGTGCGTATGGCGACGTGCTGGCGCTCAAAACCGAAATGGTCGAGATCAACGGCGAACGCAAACTCGCACTGTTCGCCCAGATTCAGCCCACGACTTCGTTGGTCGCGCTCAACAAGAAGAAACAGAAGCTTTATTCCTCTATCGAAATCGAGCCCGATTTCGCCAGCACCGGCCGCGCCTATCTCACCGGACTGGCCGTCACCGACAGCCCCGCGAGCCTGGGCACCGAAATGTTGACGTTCGCCGCTACCAACCCCGGCGGTCATCCCTACGCCTCGCGAAAGTTCAGCGCCAACTCTGTGTTTACCGTCGCCGAACCCATTGAGTTTGCATTTGATGAAGAGGCCGAACAACCCGCAGCGCCCGGCGAAACGTTGTTCAACAAAGTTCGCTCACTGCTCGGTATCAAGAGCCGCACCGACGATGCGCGGTTCGCCGACGTGCATAGCGCCGTCGAGCAAATCGCGCAGGCCACTGCCGATGCATCAACCGCCATCGGTGAGCGCAACCGCGACGCGCAGGCACTACGGCAGGAATTCGACTGCTATCGCTCGGACACCGAACGCGAACTCAAAGCGTTTCGGGAACTGCTCGACGTGACGCCAAACGGCGAGCCGACCCGGCCGACCGCGACCGGCGCCGACGCCGACGCCTTCACCGACTGCTAA